A genomic window from Gossypium hirsutum isolate 1008001.06 chromosome D10, Gossypium_hirsutum_v2.1, whole genome shotgun sequence includes:
- the LOC107916330 gene encoding putative disease resistance protein RGA3 — MAKSIVSAVLEKLSSLLMIPGEIKHNFELALALEEEIGKVIAHFQDIQSVLQDAESKQVKDANVRNWLKKLKDVAYDVDDVVDEWNSEKLKSQIDKEQKGARNFPLLKKMRNSISSFTFQTILYYKIASKLSGVNEQLDSIATEKDRYKFGLEKVVEEPRRLITASFIDDEEVYGRCQETEILVNMLVGNNSSGGGLKLPVISIVGMGGIGKTTLAQLVYNHSDVECHFGKRIWICVSDPFDEIRIAKEILEAFKGESSNLVGKDNILQEIRSHVSGKKVLLVLDDVWSEDATRWEQLKTSLKHCSPGSRILITTRNEKVAIIMGTTSSNLFLLNTLSLEECWSLLSRRAYYGRTREESENLDDIGWKIADKCQGLPLAVKILGGLLRFKRTREQWQNVLDSEMWDFEEAEQDLFPPLFLSYYELPLALKQCISYCAVFPKGMILRKNELIKLWMAQDYLKGVRCEEMEIVGEEYFDELHMRSFFQDFGGDELDSGIMKYKMHDLIHDFLLVLMKTECVMLVNHDSEELKVDLSCERARYGTLFRKEAAPTESNIFRFRKLRSLLIDSSYHDTSSLRLYLPRLFDQLTCLRTLNLSNGLFRNSIEELPDEIGKLVHLRYLNLKNNKKLKELPESLCGLCNLQTLNLKWCDSLKELPCGIGKIINLRHLENDQTNLSLMAIPRGIGRLTNLQTLSLFVVMGNSDASTLGDLQNLIHLRGLLKISGLGAVCDVTEAKKAELENKKGLRTLIFDFTISKGLMSNRWQRDDGRLLEALRPPPCLEELEIWCYSSPTISANWMMGLTKLSRVSLGYCLHLKSLPPLGKLPSLESLYIGGMSRVEKVSVEFLGVEREEILAPSSSLESPSSSVIAFPSLKHLEFEFFDLEEWEDWMPLTSREEHISIMPRLCSLTINSCPKLKALPCYVLHNTSLKQLNISQSPILSERCRKETGEDWLKISHIPSIMIDGVRIQVNCSSVEEFGVLQFQPLHSSSLSSKNFLKAFSQN; from the exons atggcGAAATCAATTGTTTCAGCCGTTTTGGAGAAGTTGAGTTCCTTGTTAATGATACCTGGAGAGATAAAACACAACTTTGAGTTGGCCTTAGCTCTTGAAGAAGAAATTGGAAAAGTGATTGCTCATTTTCAGGATATTCAATCGGTACTTCAAGATGCAGAATCAAAACAG GTAAAGGATGCGAACGTGAGAAATTGGTTGAAGAAACTGAAAGATGTagcctatgatgttgatgatgtgGTGGACGAGTGGAATTCTGAGAAACTGAAATCACAGATTGATAAAGAACAAAAAGGAGCCAGAAATTTCCCCTTGCTGAAGAAGATGCGCAATTCTATCTCTTCTTTTACCTTTCAAACTATTTTATACTATAAAATTGCATCCAAGCTAAGCGGAGTAAATGAACAACTTGATAGTATAGCCACCGAAAAAGATAGGTATAAGTTCGGGTTAGAGAAGGTAGTTGAAGAACCCCGAAGGCTAATAACTGCCTCTTTCATTGATGATGAAGAAGTTTATGGAAGGTGTCAAGAGACAGAGATTCTAGTGAATATGTTGGTGGGGAACAATAGTAGTGGAGGAGGGTTGAAGCTCCCTGTCATATCTATCGTGGGGATGGGGGGTATTGGGAAAACGACGCTTGCTCAATTGGTTTACAATCACAGTGATGTTGAATGTCATTTTGGTAAGAGAATATGGATATGTGTCTCAGACCCTTTTGATGAGATAAGGATTGCCAAAGAGATCCTTGAAGCATTTAAAGGCGAAAGTTCGAATTTAGTTGGAAAGGATAACATCTTGCAGGAAATTCGTAGCCATGTTTCAGGGAAGAAAGTACTTCTTGTGTTGGATGATGTGTGGAGTGAAGATGCAACAAGATGGGAGCAATTGAAAACCTCCCTCAAGCATTGCTCTCCTGGGAGTAGAATTTTGATAACCACTCGAAACGAAAAAGTTGCTATAATAATGGGAACAACATCTTCAAACTTATTTCTATTAAATACTTTGTCTCTAGAGGAATGTTGGTCATTACTTAGCCGTAGAGCATACTATGGGAGGACAAGAGAGGAAAGTGAAAATTTAGATGATATTGGTTGGAAAATTGCTGACAAGTGCCAGGGCTTGCCCCTTGCTGTGAAGATTCTAGGTGGTCTCTTGCGGTTCAAGAGAACCAGAGAACAATGGCAAAATGTATTGGATAGTGAAATGTGGGACTTTGAAGAGGCTGAACAAGATCTTTTCCCTCCCTTATTTTTGAGTTATTATGAGTTGCCTTTGGCTCTTAAGCAGTGCATTTCATATTGTGCTGTCTTTCCGAAAGGTATGATCTTAAGAAAAAATGAATTGATCAAGCTGTGGATGGCGCAAGATTACTTGAAGGGAGTGCGGTGTGAAGAGATGGAGATTGTTGGTGAGGAATATTTTGATGAGCTACATATGCGTTCATTTTTTCAGGATTTTGGAGGGGATGAACTAGACAGCGGTATTATGAAATACAAAATGCATGATCTAATTCATGATTTTCTTCTAGTTTTAATGAAAACCGAATGTGTGATGCTAGTAAACCATGATTCTGAAGAGTTAAAAGTAGACTTGTCATGTGAAAGGGCTCGCTATGGAACATTGTTTCGTAAAGAAGCTGCACCAACAGAATCTAATATTTTCCGTTTCAGAAAGTTGCGTAGCCTCCTTATTGACTCAAGCTATCATGATACCTCATCACTAAGACTATATTTGCCCAGGTTGTTTGATCAATTGACTTGCCTAAGGACTTTAAATTTGAGTAACGGTTTGTTCAGAAATTCAATTGAAGAACTTCCTGATGAGATAGGAAAATTGGTTCACTTGAGATATCTTAACTTGAAGaacaataaaaaattgaaagaattaccTGAATCACTGTGTGGGTTATGTAATTTACAGACCTTAAACCTCAAATGGTGTGATAGTCTTAAAGAATTACCGTGTGGAATTGGAAAAATAATCAACTTGAGGCATCTTGAGAATGATCAAACAAACTTGAGCCTGATGGCAATACCAAGAGGAATTGGAAGATTAACAAACCTTCAGACACTAAGTTTGTTTGTTGTAATGGGTAATAGCGATGCATCTACTCTTGGAGATCTTCAAAACTTAATTCATCTTCGAGGACTTCTTAAGATAAGTGGATTGGGAGCTGTGTGTGATGTGACTGAAGCTAAGAAAGCAgagcttgaaaacaagaaagGCCTTCGGACTTTGATATTTGATTTTACTATTTCAAAGGGGTTAATGTCAAATAGGTGGCAGAGAGATGATGGAAGACTCCTTGAAGCTCTGCGACCACCTCCTTGCTTGGAAGAGCTAGAGATATGGTGTTACAGTAGCCCCACCATTTCTGCCAACTGGATGATGGGCTTGACCAAGTTGAGCCGTGTTTCATTGGGTTATTGCTTGCACTTGAAGTCTTTGCCTCCCTTGGGGAAATTGCCATCCCTTGAATCACTCTATATAGGGGGAATGAGCAGAGTTGAAAAAGTGTCAGTTGAGTTTCTGGGTGTAGAAAGAGAAGAGATATTAGCACCCTCATCATCTTTGGAATCACCTTCATCATCTGTTATTGCCTTCCCTAGTCTAAAACatcttgaatttgaattttttgattTGGAAGAGTGGGAGGATTGGATGCCATTAACAAGCAGAGAAGAACATATTAGCATCATGCCTCGGCTTTGTTCCCTAACTATTAATTCCTGCCCAAAGTTAAAGGCACTGCCCTGCTACGTTCTTCATAATACAAGTCTAAAGCAACTGAACATCAGTCAGAGTCCAATTCTTTCAGAACGTTGCAGAAAGGAGACCGGGGAGGACTGGCTAAAGATTTCTCACATCCCAAGCATCATGATCGACGGCGTACGCATACAAGTAAACTGCTCTTCTGTTGAGGAGTTCGGGGTATTGCAATTTCAACCACTACACAG CTCTTCGTTAAGTTCGAAAAATTTTCTCAAAGCGTTCAGTCAGAATTGA